In one window of Euwallacea fornicatus isolate EFF26 chromosome 19, ASM4011564v1, whole genome shotgun sequence DNA:
- the LOC136345453 gene encoding uncharacterized protein isoform X1, translating into MVPNLEKLLSRHQRKLKLPVKALQALIFLIMLSLQQCASGQSQKICFGPVWKTHVYNNDLGFVTVNPKSKQIYADSSNKTYMYKISTMGENPSSADKAFYLFEPNTQRFLCWKEINGPMTTMTHNAIERRGHWPLCKFSDNVHDKGGNASNASTTPFVKLHLAGHDEMVMQFDKKGRSMSPKRLEKCQSQSLQLRNRRMEDKSRVSRHKHAIHANRCAVSDKHIVYFESKEDCCSEAYAVLCMGNTQRMPELKYKCAEAKSKCEIRPKKLKKRLRKLG; encoded by the exons ATGGTGCCAAATCTGGAGAAGTTACTTAGCAGACACCAAAG GAAATTAAAGCTACCAGTAAAGGCGTTACAGGCTctgatttttcttattatg CTAAGTCTTCAACAGTGCGCCAGCGGTCAAAGCCAAAAGATATGCTTTGGTCCAGTATGGAAAACTCACGTGTATAACAATGACCTAGGCTTCGTTACCGTCAATCCCAAGAGCAAACAAATATATGCTGATTCAA GCAATAAGACTTATATGTACAAGATATCTACGATGGGTGAAAACCCATCTTCAGCAGATAAAGCTTTTTACCTCTTCGAACCAAACACCCAACGGTTTCTGTGTTGGAAGGAGATCAACGGACCAATGACGACAATG ACCCATAACGCCATAGAAAGAAGGGGACACTGGCCCCTGTGCAAATTTTCCGACAACGTCCACGACAAAGGCGGAAACGCATCCAACGCATCTACGACTCCTTTCGTCAAGCTCCACCTGGCTGGCCATGACGAAATGGTGATGCAATTCGATAAGAAAGGTCGCAGCATGTCGCCGAAGAGGCTGGAGAAGTGTCAGTCCCAGTCCCTGCAGCTGCGCAACAGGAGAATGGAGGACAAGAGCAGAGTCTCGCGACACAAACACGCAATCCACGCGAACCGATGCGCAGTCTCAGATAAGCATATAGTTTATTTCGAGTCCAAGGAAGACTGCTGCAGTGAAGCATATGCAGTTTTGTGTATGGGCAATACGCAACGTATGCCCGAACTGAAATACAAGTGCGCAGAAGCGAAGTCCAAATGTGAGATTCGGCccaagaaactaaaaaaacgCCTGCGCAAACTAGGTTGA
- the LOC136345453 gene encoding uncharacterized protein isoform X3 yields MCKKLKLPVKALQALIFLIMLSLQQCASGQSQKICFGPVWKTHVYNNDLGFVTVNPKSKQIYADSSNKTYMYKISTMGENPSSADKAFYLFEPNTQRFLCWKEINGPMTTMTHNAIERRGHWPLCKFSDNVHDKGGNASNASTTPFVKLHLAGHDEMVMQFDKKGRSMSPKRLEKCQSQSLQLRNRRMEDKSRVSRHKHAIHANRCAVSDKHIVYFESKEDCCSEAYAVLCMGNTQRMPELKYKCAEAKSKCEIRPKKLKKRLRKLG; encoded by the exons GAAATTAAAGCTACCAGTAAAGGCGTTACAGGCTctgatttttcttattatg CTAAGTCTTCAACAGTGCGCCAGCGGTCAAAGCCAAAAGATATGCTTTGGTCCAGTATGGAAAACTCACGTGTATAACAATGACCTAGGCTTCGTTACCGTCAATCCCAAGAGCAAACAAATATATGCTGATTCAA GCAATAAGACTTATATGTACAAGATATCTACGATGGGTGAAAACCCATCTTCAGCAGATAAAGCTTTTTACCTCTTCGAACCAAACACCCAACGGTTTCTGTGTTGGAAGGAGATCAACGGACCAATGACGACAATG ACCCATAACGCCATAGAAAGAAGGGGACACTGGCCCCTGTGCAAATTTTCCGACAACGTCCACGACAAAGGCGGAAACGCATCCAACGCATCTACGACTCCTTTCGTCAAGCTCCACCTGGCTGGCCATGACGAAATGGTGATGCAATTCGATAAGAAAGGTCGCAGCATGTCGCCGAAGAGGCTGGAGAAGTGTCAGTCCCAGTCCCTGCAGCTGCGCAACAGGAGAATGGAGGACAAGAGCAGAGTCTCGCGACACAAACACGCAATCCACGCGAACCGATGCGCAGTCTCAGATAAGCATATAGTTTATTTCGAGTCCAAGGAAGACTGCTGCAGTGAAGCATATGCAGTTTTGTGTATGGGCAATACGCAACGTATGCCCGAACTGAAATACAAGTGCGCAGAAGCGAAGTCCAAATGTGAGATTCGGCccaagaaactaaaaaaacgCCTGCGCAAACTAGGTTGA
- the LOC136345453 gene encoding uncharacterized protein isoform X2: MQPTYVKLKLPVKALQALIFLIMLSLQQCASGQSQKICFGPVWKTHVYNNDLGFVTVNPKSKQIYADSSNKTYMYKISTMGENPSSADKAFYLFEPNTQRFLCWKEINGPMTTMTHNAIERRGHWPLCKFSDNVHDKGGNASNASTTPFVKLHLAGHDEMVMQFDKKGRSMSPKRLEKCQSQSLQLRNRRMEDKSRVSRHKHAIHANRCAVSDKHIVYFESKEDCCSEAYAVLCMGNTQRMPELKYKCAEAKSKCEIRPKKLKKRLRKLG, translated from the exons GAAATTAAAGCTACCAGTAAAGGCGTTACAGGCTctgatttttcttattatg CTAAGTCTTCAACAGTGCGCCAGCGGTCAAAGCCAAAAGATATGCTTTGGTCCAGTATGGAAAACTCACGTGTATAACAATGACCTAGGCTTCGTTACCGTCAATCCCAAGAGCAAACAAATATATGCTGATTCAA GCAATAAGACTTATATGTACAAGATATCTACGATGGGTGAAAACCCATCTTCAGCAGATAAAGCTTTTTACCTCTTCGAACCAAACACCCAACGGTTTCTGTGTTGGAAGGAGATCAACGGACCAATGACGACAATG ACCCATAACGCCATAGAAAGAAGGGGACACTGGCCCCTGTGCAAATTTTCCGACAACGTCCACGACAAAGGCGGAAACGCATCCAACGCATCTACGACTCCTTTCGTCAAGCTCCACCTGGCTGGCCATGACGAAATGGTGATGCAATTCGATAAGAAAGGTCGCAGCATGTCGCCGAAGAGGCTGGAGAAGTGTCAGTCCCAGTCCCTGCAGCTGCGCAACAGGAGAATGGAGGACAAGAGCAGAGTCTCGCGACACAAACACGCAATCCACGCGAACCGATGCGCAGTCTCAGATAAGCATATAGTTTATTTCGAGTCCAAGGAAGACTGCTGCAGTGAAGCATATGCAGTTTTGTGTATGGGCAATACGCAACGTATGCCCGAACTGAAATACAAGTGCGCAGAAGCGAAGTCCAAATGTGAGATTCGGCccaagaaactaaaaaaacgCCTGCGCAAACTAGGTTGA